One genomic region from Ralstonia pickettii DTP0602 encodes:
- a CDS encoding AbrB family transcriptional regulator, with protein sequence MEMAFESHALLKCQRVYARACAPERLNRWLQSYIISMFCRYKARMEMEFAKIFRHGGSQAVRLPKDFRFDSAEVRIRRHGAAVILEPVPQDWAWLTPLIGPVDADFESAAVTQPAGQERPGLDVFE encoded by the coding sequence GTGGAGATGGCTTTTGAATCACACGCACTCTTAAAGTGCCAAAGGGTCTACGCAAGGGCATGCGCGCCAGAGCGGTTGAATCGGTGGCTGCAGTCGTATATTATATCTATGTTTTGTAGATACAAAGCGAGGATGGAAATGGAATTCGCCAAAATCTTCCGCCATGGCGGCTCGCAGGCCGTACGGCTGCCCAAGGACTTCCGGTTTGACAGTGCGGAAGTTCGGATCCGTCGGCACGGGGCTGCGGTGATCCTGGAACCTGTCCCGCAAGACTGGGCATGGCTGACGCCGCTGATCGGACCGGTTGATGCCGATTTCGAGTCGGCAGCGGTCACCCAACCTGCTGGACAGGAGCGTCCTGGACTGGATGTGTTCGAATGA
- a CDS encoding pilus biogenesis protein (K07062: K07062) has protein sequence MKYLLDANAVIAMLKGEPTMLERLRAHLPSDFGLPSIVAHELFYGAYKSQRAAANLARIEALQFEVVPFDAEDAQHAGEIRAQLAAVGTPIGPYDVLIAGQARARNLILVTHNIREFARVAQLTVEDWHTGH, from the coding sequence ATGAAATATCTGCTCGATGCCAACGCAGTGATTGCAATGCTCAAGGGAGAGCCAACCATGCTAGAACGACTGCGTGCGCATCTGCCGTCCGATTTCGGGCTGCCGTCAATCGTTGCCCATGAGCTATTCTATGGTGCCTACAAGAGTCAGCGGGCGGCTGCGAACCTGGCACGCATCGAAGCGTTGCAGTTCGAGGTAGTACCGTTTGATGCCGAGGACGCTCAGCATGCCGGAGAGATTCGCGCGCAGCTGGCGGCCGTGGGTACGCCGATTGGCCCTTATGACGTCTTGATTGCAGGGCAGGCGAGGGCGCGTAACCTGATTCTCGTGACGCATAATATCCGAGAATTCGCCCGCGTCGCGCAACTGACGGTCGAGGATTGGCATACCGGTCACTGA
- a CDS encoding hypothetical protein (K03130: TAF5; transcription initiation factor TFIID subunit 5), translating to MFKYAPLGLPSVEDICQGATEHYELRRGRPKAGGTDVGRLHTIKAMPPEILFDYLSVRLNGPKAAGKMMGRRRRYRCMPESVPSFAA from the coding sequence ATGTTCAAATACGCGCCTCTGGGCCTGCCCTCAGTCGAGGACATCTGCCAAGGCGCAACTGAACATTATGAATTGCGCAGGGGCCGGCCAAAGGCCGGCGGTACCGACGTTGGCAGGCTGCACACGATCAAGGCTATGCCGCCTGAAATTCTGTTCGACTACCTTTCAGTGCGCCTGAACGGCCCGAAGGCTGCGGGAAAGATGATGGGACGCAGAAGGCGGTACCGCTGTATGCCAGAATCCGTGCCGTCGTTCGCTGCTTGA
- a CDS encoding hypothetical protein (K01151: nfo; deoxyribonuclease IV [EC:3.1.21.2]), whose translation MDPWIELDEDALRQYIDAKAVFEAWESTRAKAAEVRGGMLWRTTKGREYLIRTGVDNKQKSLGARSEKTEDLYSRFITRKEAAETRLKTLTDELDRHRRLNRAVRVGRAPDILVAILHVMTRLNIAEHFIVIGTHALFAYEAAAGVRLQERALATRDVDLLWDTRKRLLFASRMKNLDLSMLDVLRKVDSTFEIRDDQLFTAVNAKGFEVDILRRAAADLDPHPLQLTDDEDDLWTVQARRANVLLGSPPFSALIVSVTGRMARMTTISPTAFVDFRRWMASTADRDPLKVSRDRLQASIVEELANRFQLGV comes from the coding sequence ATGGATCCGTGGATCGAGTTGGACGAGGACGCGCTGCGCCAGTATATCGACGCTAAAGCGGTGTTCGAAGCGTGGGAATCTACGCGTGCCAAGGCCGCAGAAGTCCGCGGTGGCATGCTCTGGCGAACCACAAAGGGCCGCGAGTACCTCATTAGGACCGGCGTCGACAACAAACAGAAAAGTCTTGGGGCGCGCTCCGAAAAGACCGAGGACCTGTACTCGCGGTTCATCACGCGTAAAGAAGCCGCCGAAACCAGGCTTAAGACACTCACTGACGAGCTTGACCGACATCGGCGCCTGAATCGCGCGGTGCGCGTCGGCCGGGCGCCAGACATCCTCGTGGCCATCCTTCACGTGATGACTCGGCTCAATATCGCCGAACACTTCATCGTCATTGGGACACATGCCTTATTCGCATATGAAGCCGCGGCCGGAGTTCGCTTGCAAGAACGCGCGCTCGCAACTCGCGACGTCGATCTCCTTTGGGATACGCGGAAACGCCTCCTGTTTGCCTCCCGAATGAAGAATCTGGACCTCTCGATGCTGGATGTTCTACGCAAGGTAGATAGCACATTCGAGATTCGGGATGACCAACTCTTTACGGCAGTGAACGCAAAGGGTTTTGAGGTGGACATCCTGCGCCGTGCGGCCGCAGATCTTGACCCCCACCCGCTTCAATTGACCGACGATGAAGACGACCTCTGGACAGTCCAGGCGCGACGCGCAAATGTCCTGCTGGGGTCGCCTCCATTCTCGGCGCTCATCGTTTCCGTGACCGGACGGATGGCTCGGATGACAACTATCAGTCCAACCGCGTTTGTCGACTTCAGGCGTTGGATGGCATCGACCGCCGATCGCGATCCACTCAAGGTTTCCCGCGACAGACTACAGGCATCGATCGTCGAAGAACTCGCCAATCGCTTCCAGCTCGGAGTTTAG
- a CDS encoding acyl-CoA synthetase (activates fatty acids by binding to coenzyme A~K00666: K00666; fatty-acyl-CoA synthase [EC:6.2.1.-]), with the protein MEHVVHSGDGLERSPVNFVPLTPISFLRRTAEVYPERTAIVYGERRTSWRAMLDRSSRLASALVAAGVRTGDTVAVMAANTPEMLEMHFGVPMSGAMLNTLNVRLDAAAIAFMLRHADAKVLVTDTEYADVVEAALALLDYKPLMIDIVDPAVEGGRRLAEIEYEGFLAGGDPHWEGGEPADEWQAIALNYTSGTTGNPKGVIYHHRGAYLAALSNMLDWGMPRHAVFLWTLPLFHCNGWCFAWTLAANAGTSVCLRRVDAAAVLDAIREHQVTHYCGAPIVHAMLAHAPEAWKAGIDHPVHGLIGGAPPPIPVIEGLMRMGIRITQIYGLTEVYGPAAVCVEQPEWEELGIGALAERKGRQGVRYTAQEGMAVLHPETLVPVPGDGKTIGEVMFRGNMTMKGYLKNPEATAEAFAGGWFHSGDLAVVCPDGYVQIRDRSKDVIISGGENINSLEVEEVLYRHPAVRVAAVVAQPDERWGETPCAFVEVVDGARIGERELIEHCRAHLAHFKAPKKVVIGHLPRTSTGKIQKFLLRQRASSGAPWPGHVQA; encoded by the coding sequence ATGGAACACGTCGTACACAGCGGGGATGGGCTGGAGCGCAGCCCGGTCAACTTCGTGCCCCTGACACCGATCTCCTTCCTGCGCAGGACGGCCGAGGTCTACCCTGAGCGTACAGCCATCGTCTACGGCGAGCGCCGCACGAGCTGGCGGGCAATGCTGGACCGCAGCAGCCGCCTCGCGTCGGCGCTGGTGGCCGCCGGCGTCAGGACTGGCGATACGGTGGCAGTGATGGCCGCCAACACGCCGGAGATGCTGGAGATGCATTTCGGCGTGCCCATGAGCGGCGCCATGCTGAACACGCTTAACGTGCGCCTGGACGCGGCCGCCATCGCCTTCATGCTCAGGCACGCGGATGCGAAGGTGCTGGTCACCGACACGGAGTACGCGGACGTAGTTGAAGCCGCACTGGCGCTGCTCGACTACAAGCCGCTGATGATCGATATCGTCGATCCTGCCGTCGAAGGGGGCCGCAGGCTGGCGGAGATCGAATACGAGGGCTTCCTGGCCGGGGGCGATCCGCATTGGGAGGGCGGCGAGCCCGCCGACGAATGGCAGGCCATCGCCCTCAACTACACCTCCGGCACCACGGGCAACCCAAAGGGCGTGATCTACCACCATCGCGGCGCCTATCTGGCTGCGCTGTCGAACATGCTCGACTGGGGCATGCCCCGGCACGCCGTCTTCCTGTGGACGCTACCGCTGTTCCACTGCAATGGCTGGTGCTTCGCCTGGACGCTGGCGGCCAACGCCGGTACCAGCGTCTGCCTGCGGCGGGTGGATGCTGCCGCCGTGCTCGATGCGATTCGCGAGCACCAGGTCACGCATTACTGCGGGGCGCCGATCGTGCATGCGATGCTTGCCCACGCACCCGAAGCGTGGAAGGCGGGCATCGACCATCCGGTCCACGGACTCATCGGCGGCGCCCCCCCGCCGATCCCGGTGATCGAAGGCCTGATGCGCATGGGGATCAGGATCACCCAGATCTACGGGCTGACCGAGGTCTACGGCCCCGCGGCGGTTTGCGTGGAGCAGCCCGAATGGGAGGAACTCGGCATCGGTGCGCTGGCGGAACGAAAAGGACGGCAAGGCGTCCGCTACACCGCACAGGAAGGCATGGCCGTGCTGCATCCCGAAACCCTTGTGCCGGTGCCGGGGGACGGGAAGACCATCGGCGAAGTCATGTTCCGCGGCAACATGACGATGAAGGGCTACCTGAAGAACCCCGAGGCCACGGCGGAAGCTTTTGCCGGCGGCTGGTTCCACTCGGGTGACCTCGCAGTCGTCTGCCCGGATGGCTATGTACAGATCCGGGACCGTTCCAAGGACGTCATCATTTCGGGCGGAGAGAATATCAACTCACTGGAGGTTGAAGAGGTGCTCTACCGGCACCCTGCGGTGCGCGTGGCAGCCGTCGTCGCCCAGCCGGACGAGCGTTGGGGGGAGACGCCATGCGCCTTTGTCGAAGTCGTCGATGGCGCTAGGATCGGCGAGCGCGAACTGATCGAACATTGCCGCGCCCATTTGGCGCACTTCAAGGCGCCGAAGAAAGTAGTCATCGGCCACCTTCCCAGGACGTCGACCGGCAAGATCCAGAAGTTCCTCCTCAGGCAACGAGCAAGCTCCGGCGCTCCCTGGCCCGGCCACGTACAGGCGTGA
- a CDS encoding acyl-CoA dehydrogenase (K00248: ACADS, bcd; butyryl-CoA dehydrogenase [EC:1.3.8.1]), whose amino-acid sequence MSYIAEHHEIIRQAVRRFAEEEIAPVALRLWEEESFPYEIWRRAGELGYIGLPYPEAWGGSGGDWLGFAIALEEIARVDCAVAVAIMANSTAASLLNNYGTDDQKARFLRPILAGTQVGCIGLTEPNAGSDAANIQTRAVLKDGCWVINGAKTFISNSGSDITGPIVIAAVTGIRPDGRKEISNFIVPNGTPGFSHGKKLHKIGWRGSTTFELFFEDCAIPANHLLGEVGAGLRQTLSQVSTGRILIGTLGLGILQGSLERSVRYMSERTAFGKTLDQFQSLQFKLADMATHAHAARLMLYDSAVAKDEGRPYDRQASMAKLFATEKAMEAAHQAVQIHGGNGIMTEYAVSRAFGDAKVLEIVEGTSEIQRMIISRDVTR is encoded by the coding sequence ATGTCATACATCGCAGAACACCACGAGATTATCCGGCAGGCGGTGCGCCGCTTCGCCGAGGAAGAGATCGCACCGGTCGCCCTCCGGTTGTGGGAGGAGGAGAGTTTTCCCTACGAGATCTGGCGCCGGGCCGGCGAACTGGGCTATATCGGGCTGCCGTACCCCGAGGCCTGGGGAGGCAGCGGCGGCGACTGGCTTGGCTTCGCCATTGCGCTGGAAGAGATCGCCCGCGTCGATTGCGCCGTGGCGGTAGCAATCATGGCCAATTCGACGGCGGCCAGCCTGCTCAACAACTACGGCACCGATGACCAGAAGGCGCGCTTCCTGCGACCGATCCTGGCGGGCACGCAGGTCGGCTGCATTGGCCTGACAGAGCCGAACGCCGGCTCCGATGCCGCCAATATCCAGACCCGCGCAGTGCTGAAGGATGGCTGCTGGGTTATCAATGGCGCCAAGACTTTCATCAGCAACTCGGGTTCCGATATCACCGGCCCGATCGTCATCGCGGCGGTGACGGGAATCCGGCCCGACGGGCGCAAGGAGATATCGAACTTCATCGTGCCGAACGGTACGCCCGGCTTCAGCCATGGCAAGAAGCTGCACAAGATCGGCTGGCGCGGATCGACCACATTCGAGCTGTTCTTCGAGGACTGCGCCATTCCTGCCAACCACCTGCTCGGCGAGGTCGGGGCCGGTCTCCGGCAGACCTTGTCACAGGTGAGCACCGGCCGCATCCTCATCGGAACGCTGGGCTTGGGCATCCTGCAGGGCTCGCTGGAACGCTCTGTCCGCTACATGAGCGAGCGCACAGCGTTCGGCAAGACCCTCGACCAGTTCCAGTCGCTGCAGTTCAAGCTGGCCGACATGGCGACCCACGCGCACGCTGCCCGCCTGATGCTCTACGACTCTGCGGTGGCCAAGGACGAGGGGCGGCCCTACGATCGGCAGGCCTCGATGGCAAAGCTCTTCGCAACCGAGAAGGCCATGGAGGCGGCCCACCAGGCCGTGCAGATCCACGGCGGCAACGGGATCATGACGGAGTACGCGGTATCCCGCGCGTTCGGGGATGCCAAGGTGCTCGAGATCGTTGAGGGGACCTCCGAGATCCAGCGGATGATCATCTCCCGCGACGTAACGCGCTGA
- a CDS encoding 4-hydroxybutyrate dehydrogenase (K00100: E1.1.1.-; [EC:1.1.1.-]), with amino-acid sequence MAVINYLTTVHIDFGAIRMLGAELQRLGIQRPLIVTDRGIRAAGIADKVLDALGPDCSPTVFEDTPPNPTEAAVSAATGRYLGNGCDGIVAVGGGSPIDLGKATALLATHPAPLQTYAAVEGGASRITSRVAPLVAIPTTAGTGSEVGRGAVIVMESGRKLGLLSPFLLPKLAICDPELTLGLPPALTAATGMDAIAHCIETFLSPAINPPAEAIALDGLRRGIANIGKATADGCDRDARWNMMMAAMEGALAFQKGLGAVHALSHPLGAVPGVSLHHGTLNAVLLPAVLRFNKPAIQAKQAALVQAMGLPAGGDPAQAISELNARLGLPAGLRAMGVPRDVLEDIAVAATKDHCHATNPRTATVDDYLAMLQESY; translated from the coding sequence ATGGCTGTCATCAACTACCTGACTACCGTCCACATCGACTTCGGCGCCATCCGGATGCTGGGGGCCGAGCTGCAGCGCCTGGGCATCCAGCGACCGCTGATCGTCACCGACCGCGGCATCCGCGCCGCCGGGATCGCCGACAAGGTACTCGACGCCCTGGGCCCGGATTGCTCTCCCACCGTCTTCGAGGACACCCCACCCAACCCGACGGAAGCCGCCGTGTCCGCCGCGACCGGCCGTTACCTCGGCAATGGCTGCGACGGCATCGTGGCCGTGGGCGGCGGGTCGCCCATCGACCTGGGCAAGGCCACTGCGCTGCTGGCGACCCACCCGGCACCGCTGCAGACCTACGCGGCGGTGGAGGGCGGCGCGAGCCGGATCACCAGCCGGGTCGCCCCGCTGGTGGCCATCCCGACAACTGCGGGTACCGGCAGCGAAGTGGGCCGGGGCGCGGTCATCGTCATGGAGTCCGGCCGCAAGCTCGGCCTCCTTAGTCCGTTCCTGCTGCCGAAGCTCGCCATCTGCGACCCGGAACTGACGCTGGGCCTGCCGCCGGCCCTGACCGCCGCGACCGGCATGGACGCCATCGCCCACTGCATCGAGACCTTCCTGTCGCCGGCCATCAACCCGCCCGCCGAAGCGATCGCCCTGGACGGTCTGCGCCGCGGCATAGCCAATATTGGCAAGGCCACCGCGGACGGCTGCGACCGTGACGCGCGCTGGAACATGATGATGGCCGCCATGGAAGGCGCGTTGGCCTTCCAGAAGGGGCTGGGTGCGGTGCATGCCCTGTCGCACCCGCTGGGCGCGGTGCCCGGCGTCTCGTTGCACCACGGCACGCTGAATGCCGTGCTGCTGCCGGCCGTGCTGCGCTTCAACAAGCCGGCGATCCAAGCCAAGCAGGCCGCACTGGTACAGGCCATGGGCCTGCCCGCCGGCGGGGACCCGGCTCAGGCCATCAGCGAACTCAACGCCCGTCTCGGCTTGCCGGCTGGTCTCAGAGCCATGGGCGTGCCGCGCGACGTGTTGGAGGACATCGCGGTCGCCGCCACGAAGGACCACTGCCACGCCACCAATCCCCGCACTGCCACGGTCGACGACTACTTGGCGATGCTGCAGGAATCGTATTGA